In one Silene latifolia isolate original U9 population chromosome 10, ASM4854445v1, whole genome shotgun sequence genomic region, the following are encoded:
- the LOC141606187 gene encoding uncharacterized protein LOC141606187, producing MGLWTLLEGFLLLANALAILNEDRFLAPKGLSFTEASAGRRQSLKQQLVGLIYAAQYMRIPLIMLNIITIVVKLVSG from the coding sequence ATGGGTTTGTGGACGCTTCTAGAAGGGTTCCTGCTGTTGGCTAATGCATTGGCGATACTGAACGAGGACCGGTTTCTTGCTCCCAAGGGATTAAGTTTTACCGAGGCCTCTGCCGGCAGACGACAGTCACTTAAGCAGCAGCTTGTAGGCCTTATTTATGCGGCACAATATATGAGGATACCTTTGATTATGTTGAACATCATCACCATTGTTGTTAAGCTCGTCTCTGGATGA
- the LOC141606188 gene encoding uncharacterized protein LOC141606188 isoform X1, with amino-acid sequence MSKASEFMKEEGEEMKSSMAVSINKISFWKWGIASIIFRLTLIYFFPNNLTQLASRPELSTPLTSLRRLSEGYWLKNNASISPYAGSMYHGSPLLLSLLGPLTLPRNGIPGHILCSLLFVVADFAAALLLKATGQTLQSAYGRSLKSLGFDEDVKTLGVYSSGDIAALVFLWNPLTIITCLGSSTSPVENFLVILSIYGACKRLIPLAAIGWVLATHISLYPAVLIIPLSLLIGYGPDAPSKKLFLLKRSSKAAESSVGTGSKHSNPDVTASHFSWRPVLMFLLWTSAWSFYVLVLCVISVRQDGGIKEMFKRTYGFILTVEDLSPNIGVFWYFFAEVFEFFRNFFLLVIHINIIFMILPLAIRLKHRPCFLAFVYVAICSMLKTYPSVADSALCLGLLGLFINQLAEMHFSFVLFCGFVGVNLLSPVMHNLWIWRGTGNANFYFATAIAYAALQIILVVDSTSAMLNCDRKLKKLCTAS; translated from the exons atgagTAAAGCTTCCGAGTTTAtgaaagaagaaggagaagaaatgAAGTCATCAATGGCAGTATCAATAAACAAGATATCATTCTGGAAATGGGGAATTGCATCAATAATATTCAGACTCACTCTTATTTATTTCTTCCCAAATAATCTTACTCAATTGGCTTCTCGTCCCGAACTCTCCACTCCACTCACCTCGCTCCGCCGCT TGTCGGAAGGTTACTGGTTGAAGAACAATGCATCTATCTCGCCTTACGCAG GGTCTATGTATCACGGCTCTCCGCTGCTACTATCGCTGCTCGGTCCTTTGACTCTTCCGAG AAATGGGATCCCTGGCCACATTTTGTGCAG TTTGCTATTTGTGGTTGCAGATTTTGCTGCTGCATTGCTTCTTAAAGCAACTGGTCAGACGCTTCAATCAGCATATGGTCGGAGTTTAAAATCACTAGGGTTTGATGAAGATGTGAAAACCTTGG gaGTTTACTCATCTGGGGATATTGCTGCTCTGGTTTTCCTTTGGAACCCTTTGACAATAATTACATGCCTGGGATCATCTACATCTCCTGTCGAAaactttcttgtgattttgtcaatttaTGGAGCATGCAAAC GATTAATACCCCTGGCAGCGATTGGATGGGTTCTTGCTACTCATATCTCACTTTACCCTGCAGTTCTTATCATACCG CTGTCTCTTCTGATTGGCTATGGTCCAGATGCACCATCCAAGAAATTATTTTTGCTCAAGAGGTCAAGTAAGGCAGCAGAGTCTTCTGTCGGTACTGGCTCCAAGCATAGTAATCCTGATGTTACAGCGTCACATTTTTCATGGAGACCTGTGCTAATGTTCTTGTTGTGGACATCAGCCTGGTCATTCTATGTTCTGGTTCTTTGTGTAATCTCTGTTAGACAGGATGGTGGCATAAAAGAGATGTTTAAAAG GACCTATGGATTTATTTTGACTGTGGAGGATTTGTCTCCTAATATAGGTGTATTTTG GTACTTCTTTGCAgaagtttttgaatttttcagaaaCTTTTTCCTGCTGGTCATCCATATAAACATTATCTTCATGATATTGCCATTGGCTATACGGCTGAAACATCGGCCATGTTTCCTCGCTTTTGTTTATGTTGCAATATGTTCAATGCTCAAGACTTATCCTTCA GTTGCAGATTCTGCTCTGTGTCTAGGTTTGCTGGGTTTGTTCATTAATCAATTGGCAG AaatgcatttctcttttgttctcttctgCGGATTTGTTGGCGTGAATCTCCTCAGTCCCGTTATGCACAATCTCTGGATATGGAGG GGTACTGGAAATGCAAACTTTTACTTTGCAACTGCCATAGCTTATGCCGCGCTCCAG ATCATTCTGGTGGTTGACAGTACAAGTGCAATGCTCAACTGTGACAGAAAATTGAAGAAATTGTGTACAGCCTCATAA
- the LOC141606188 gene encoding uncharacterized protein LOC141606188 isoform X2 → MGSLATFCADFAAALLLKATGQTLQSAYGRSLKSLGFDEDVKTLGVYSSGDIAALVFLWNPLTIITCLGSSTSPVENFLVILSIYGACKRLIPLAAIGWVLATHISLYPAVLIIPLSLLIGYGPDAPSKKLFLLKRSSKAAESSVGTGSKHSNPDVTASHFSWRPVLMFLLWTSAWSFYVLVLCVISVRQDGGIKEMFKRTYGFILTVEDLSPNIGVFWYFFAEVFEFFRNFFLLVIHINIIFMILPLAIRLKHRPCFLAFVYVAICSMLKTYPSVADSALCLGLLGLFINQLAEMHFSFVLFCGFVGVNLLSPVMHNLWIWRGTGNANFYFATAIAYAALQIILVVDSTSAMLNCDRKLKKLCTAS, encoded by the exons ATGGGATCCCTGGCCACATTTTGTGCAG ATTTTGCTGCTGCATTGCTTCTTAAAGCAACTGGTCAGACGCTTCAATCAGCATATGGTCGGAGTTTAAAATCACTAGGGTTTGATGAAGATGTGAAAACCTTGG gaGTTTACTCATCTGGGGATATTGCTGCTCTGGTTTTCCTTTGGAACCCTTTGACAATAATTACATGCCTGGGATCATCTACATCTCCTGTCGAAaactttcttgtgattttgtcaatttaTGGAGCATGCAAAC GATTAATACCCCTGGCAGCGATTGGATGGGTTCTTGCTACTCATATCTCACTTTACCCTGCAGTTCTTATCATACCG CTGTCTCTTCTGATTGGCTATGGTCCAGATGCACCATCCAAGAAATTATTTTTGCTCAAGAGGTCAAGTAAGGCAGCAGAGTCTTCTGTCGGTACTGGCTCCAAGCATAGTAATCCTGATGTTACAGCGTCACATTTTTCATGGAGACCTGTGCTAATGTTCTTGTTGTGGACATCAGCCTGGTCATTCTATGTTCTGGTTCTTTGTGTAATCTCTGTTAGACAGGATGGTGGCATAAAAGAGATGTTTAAAAG GACCTATGGATTTATTTTGACTGTGGAGGATTTGTCTCCTAATATAGGTGTATTTTG GTACTTCTTTGCAgaagtttttgaatttttcagaaaCTTTTTCCTGCTGGTCATCCATATAAACATTATCTTCATGATATTGCCATTGGCTATACGGCTGAAACATCGGCCATGTTTCCTCGCTTTTGTTTATGTTGCAATATGTTCAATGCTCAAGACTTATCCTTCA GTTGCAGATTCTGCTCTGTGTCTAGGTTTGCTGGGTTTGTTCATTAATCAATTGGCAG AaatgcatttctcttttgttctcttctgCGGATTTGTTGGCGTGAATCTCCTCAGTCCCGTTATGCACAATCTCTGGATATGGAGG GGTACTGGAAATGCAAACTTTTACTTTGCAACTGCCATAGCTTATGCCGCGCTCCAG ATCATTCTGGTGGTTGACAGTACAAGTGCAATGCTCAACTGTGACAGAAAATTGAAGAAATTGTGTACAGCCTCATAA
- the LOC141606190 gene encoding uncharacterized protein LOC141606190, producing MAAEMTVEVFQVKNEDAEFEKLKQELEDKETRSSQELVMQTNIRNFSKGRVHQIERHFWHGRTLTNYPPLPVNTGVNTRQQGTLPQGVKFGMVYADGDDTTARKFVVAFDSPAGKAYAEAGPIGPVDWNVVEVKLGMAGKKTEYNDNILGGRVVAEMSGVNAFATFYN from the exons ATGGCGGCGGAGATGACAGTAGAAGTATTCCAAGTGAAGAACGAAGATGCTGAATTCGAGAAGTTGAAGCAGGAGTTGGAAGACAAAGAGACAAGGTCGTCACAGGAACTAGTGATGCAAACCAACATCAGGAACTTTTCCAAGGGACGTGTGCATCAAATCGAGAGGCACTTTTGGCACGGCCGTACTCTCACTAATTACCCTCCACTTCCTGTCAACACCGGCGTCAACACTAGGCAACAAGGCACTCTTCCTCAAGGTGTCAAGTTCGGTATGGTCTATGCTGATGGTGATGACACCACTGCTCGTAAGTTTGTTGTCGCTTTTGACAGCCCTGCTGGCAAG GCATATGCGGAAGCAGGGCCAATTGGGCCGGTCGACTGGAATGTGGTGGAAGTTAAGTTGGGTATGGCCGGAAAGAAGACCGAGTACAATGACAATATCCTTGGAGGCAGAGTTGTTGCTGAAATGTCTGGTGTCAATGCATTTGCAACATTCTACAATTAG